A region of Streptomyces halobius DNA encodes the following proteins:
- a CDS encoding carbohydrate ABC transporter permease translates to MTRSLLRWSPLAPATVVLLLFLAGPIGYCVVIAFTDTQLTGQESASFVGLANFRHAFGDAGFRNAVVLTLVFTVLSSLVGQNTLGLALAGLMRRASRPVRAVTGAVVITAWVIPEIVAGFLLYSFFERRGTLNAVLEWLHLPTQNWLFTLPIVAVSFANVWRGTAFSMLVYSAALSEVPQEVTESAEVDGAGGLRRLWYITLPMIRRSIGTNLMLNTLQTLSVFGLIWAMTRGGPGSRSQTLPVFMYDQAFMKSLIGYGTAVALLLLVVGALFSAVCLRLMREEV, encoded by the coding sequence ATGACCAGGAGCCTGCTGCGCTGGTCCCCGCTCGCGCCGGCCACGGTCGTTCTGCTGCTCTTCCTCGCCGGGCCCATCGGCTACTGCGTCGTCATCGCCTTCACCGACACCCAGCTGACCGGCCAGGAATCGGCGTCCTTCGTGGGCCTGGCCAACTTCCGGCACGCCTTCGGGGACGCCGGTTTCCGCAACGCGGTCGTACTGACCCTGGTGTTCACCGTGCTCTCCTCGCTCGTCGGCCAGAACACCCTGGGGCTCGCGCTGGCAGGCCTGATGCGGCGCGCCTCACGGCCCGTGCGCGCGGTCACCGGCGCGGTGGTGATCACCGCCTGGGTGATCCCGGAGATCGTCGCGGGCTTCCTCCTCTATTCCTTCTTCGAACGCCGCGGCACCCTCAACGCCGTCCTGGAATGGCTTCACCTTCCCACCCAGAACTGGCTGTTCACCCTCCCCATCGTTGCCGTGTCGTTCGCCAACGTCTGGCGTGGCACCGCCTTCTCGATGCTCGTCTACTCCGCGGCGCTCTCCGAGGTCCCCCAGGAGGTCACGGAGTCGGCGGAGGTCGACGGCGCGGGCGGGCTCCGGCGGCTGTGGTACATCACGCTGCCGATGATCCGCCGCTCCATCGGCACCAATCTGATGCTCAACACCCTCCAGACGCTCTCCGTCTTCGGGCTGATCTGGGCGATGACGCGCGGCGGCCCCGGGAGCCGCAGCCAGACGCTGCCGGTTTTCATGTACGACCAGGCGTTCATGAAGTCCCTGATCGGCTACGGCACGGCGGTGGCGCTGCTGCTGCTCGTCGTGGGCGCGCTGTTCTCGGCGGTCTGTCTGCGTCTGATGCGCGAGGAGGTGTGA
- a CDS encoding carbohydrate ABC transporter permease, with protein MARPARSARSLLTRPGLPRALRQAPRRGYRHRIAADAGLLLTAVAFAVPLAWLVLSSLDTEATLRVRLPASPGLDNFSAVLTDEITFTPMLNSLLLCGGATLITVVCAAPAAYPLSRFRARFSRPYLLTILFATCLPITAVMVPVYGLFVQVNLIDTRYGTALFLAAAQLPFAIWLMKNFMDGVPKALEEAAWTDGASWLQTLWRVILPLMGPGLTVVTIYTFIMMWGNFFVPFMLLLSPEQLPASVTIFTFFGNYGAIAFGELAAFSLLYSTPVILLYILVSRRLGGGFALGGAVKG; from the coding sequence ATGGCGCGCCCGGCCAGGTCGGCCCGGTCCCTCCTGACCCGGCCCGGCCTCCCCCGAGCTCTCCGACAAGCTCCGAGAAGGGGGTACCGCCATCGGATCGCCGCCGACGCGGGGCTGCTGCTCACCGCGGTGGCGTTCGCGGTCCCGCTGGCCTGGCTGGTGCTGTCGTCGCTGGACACGGAGGCGACACTGCGGGTGCGGCTGCCCGCGTCCCCCGGCCTGGACAACTTCTCGGCGGTGCTGACCGACGAGATCACCTTCACGCCGATGCTCAACAGTCTGCTGCTGTGCGGCGGCGCCACGCTGATCACGGTGGTCTGCGCGGCGCCGGCCGCCTATCCGCTCTCCCGTTTCCGCGCCCGCTTCAGCCGCCCGTACCTGCTGACCATTCTGTTCGCGACCTGCCTGCCGATCACCGCGGTGATGGTCCCGGTCTACGGACTGTTCGTGCAGGTCAACCTGATCGACACCAGGTACGGCACCGCGCTGTTCCTGGCCGCCGCCCAACTCCCGTTCGCCATCTGGCTGATGAAGAACTTCATGGACGGCGTGCCGAAGGCTCTGGAGGAGGCGGCGTGGACGGACGGCGCCTCCTGGCTGCAGACCCTGTGGCGGGTCATCCTGCCGCTGATGGGGCCCGGGCTCACCGTCGTGACGATCTACACCTTCATCATGATGTGGGGGAACTTCTTCGTCCCCTTCATGCTGCTGCTCTCCCCGGAGCAACTGCCCGCGTCCGTCACCATCTTCACGTTCTTCGGCAATTACGGAGCCATCGCCTTCGGCGAACTCGCGGCATTTTCCCTGCTCTACTCGACACCGGTGATCCTTCTCTACATCCTTGTCTCCAGGCGCCTCGGCGGCGGGTTCGCGCTCGGGGGCGCGGTGAAGGGCTGA
- a CDS encoding helix-turn-helix domain-containing protein encodes MPVNTHAGEPRRPPFDAEAARRLREALGMTPAHVAYGIGAAYGIRVAPATVASWELGETSPTEAELTALAGALWCAPGELITAPGTLREYRLAAGLAADELALRIGMDQAAYDALEAGGVWRGNDRQAAALSEVLDLPLPALVRFTGQEAKLTEMLTSAASTRWQGYVRPVGKVVPLPKEQIQDVLEELHREYHDTMAASLNWGEGGSAEESRRAGRAFLDGIVERFWERTGLSG; translated from the coding sequence GTGCCGGTGAACACGCATGCCGGGGAGCCCCGCAGGCCCCCTTTCGACGCCGAGGCCGCCCGCCGGCTCCGCGAGGCCCTCGGCATGACCCCTGCCCATGTCGCCTACGGGATCGGGGCCGCCTACGGCATCCGGGTGGCGCCCGCGACGGTGGCGTCCTGGGAGCTGGGCGAGACCTCCCCGACCGAAGCCGAGCTGACCGCGCTGGCCGGGGCCCTGTGGTGCGCGCCCGGCGAGCTCATCACCGCTCCCGGCACACTGCGCGAATACCGCCTGGCGGCCGGCCTGGCGGCGGACGAACTGGCGCTGCGGATCGGCATGGACCAGGCCGCGTACGACGCGCTGGAGGCCGGCGGAGTATGGCGCGGCAACGACCGGCAGGCCGCGGCCCTCTCCGAGGTGCTCGATCTGCCGCTGCCCGCGCTGGTCCGGTTCACCGGTCAGGAAGCGAAGCTGACCGAGATGCTGACCAGCGCCGCCAGCACCCGCTGGCAGGGGTACGTGCGGCCGGTCGGCAAGGTCGTACCGCTGCCCAAGGAGCAGATCCAGGACGTGCTGGAGGAGCTGCACCGCGAGTACCACGACACGATGGCGGCGTCGCTCAACTGGGGCGAGGGCGGCAGCGCCGAGGAGTCCCGCAGGGCGGGGCGCGCGTTCCTCGACGGCATCGTGGAGAGGTTCTGGGAGCGGACCGGGCTGTCGGGATGA
- a CDS encoding ABC transporter ATP-binding protein, which yields MSHAAAFPGFPGSPHPSAPARATAAVAARATDLSKVYGQGETRVVALDSVSVEFGKGRFTAIMGPSGSGKSTLMHCMAGLDAISSGSARIGDVELASLGDKQLTRLRRDKIGFIFQAFNLLPTLTALENITLPMAIAGRRPDRQWLDSVIETVGLTGRLAHRPAQLSGGQQQRVAVARALAAQPEIIFADEPTGNLDSRSGAEVLGFLRESVRAMNQTVVMVTHDPVAAGYADRVVFLADGRIVEELHEPTADAVLDRMRLFDAKGRTS from the coding sequence GTGTCCCACGCGGCCGCCTTTCCCGGTTTCCCCGGTTCTCCCCATCCCTCCGCCCCCGCCCGTGCCACCGCGGCCGTCGCCGCCCGCGCGACGGATCTGAGCAAGGTCTACGGCCAGGGCGAGACCCGCGTGGTCGCGCTGGACTCCGTCTCCGTGGAGTTCGGCAAGGGCCGGTTCACGGCCATCATGGGCCCGTCCGGGTCCGGCAAGTCCACGCTCATGCACTGCATGGCCGGTCTGGACGCGATCTCCAGCGGCTCGGCGCGGATCGGCGACGTCGAGCTGGCGTCACTGGGCGACAAGCAGCTGACGCGACTGCGCCGCGACAAGATCGGCTTTATCTTCCAGGCGTTCAATCTGCTGCCGACGCTCACCGCGCTGGAGAACATCACCCTGCCGATGGCCATCGCCGGCCGCCGGCCCGACCGGCAGTGGCTCGACTCCGTCATCGAAACCGTCGGCCTGACCGGGCGGCTCGCGCACCGGCCCGCACAGCTCTCCGGCGGCCAGCAGCAGCGGGTCGCCGTCGCCCGTGCGCTGGCCGCCCAGCCGGAGATCATCTTCGCGGACGAGCCGACCGGCAACCTCGACTCCCGTTCCGGCGCCGAAGTGCTGGGCTTTCTGCGGGAGTCGGTGCGGGCCATGAACCAGACGGTGGTGATGGTCACTCACGACCCGGTCGCGGCCGGCTATGCGGACCGGGTGGTGTTCCTCGCGGACGGCCGGATAGTAGAGGAGCTCCACGAGCCGACCGCCGACGCCGTGCTGGACCGGATGCGGCTGTTCGACGCCAAGGGCCGTACGAGCTGA
- a CDS encoding ABC transporter permease, with the protein MLRTALRNVLAHKARLMMTALAVLLGVAFVAGTLIFSDTVGEAVKNASAKSLKDVAVSVQAISDPDAPGTEEKDGKRATALDQSLADRIRELPGVRSVRSDVTGSATLAGKDDQPIGNGWQNRAVNYQPGKDGQDSRYPLAQGRGPAAENEMALAESTAKAAGYKIGDTVRFATDGPVLKKKLVGIVATDDPQVTAGGSLALFDTATAQKLYLHPGQFDELVVTATPGADQQALTMKVRELLPKGRAEATSGSELAAEQTRMIAQQNSALSKTLLTFAAIALFVGVFIIANTFTMLISQRSREIALLRAVGASRRQVVRSVLAEAGLLGLISSVAGFALGTGIAVGLRAVLNANGAGFPDGPVIISPTTVLSALGVGVVVTVLAAWLPSRKAAKIAPVEALSTVEAPPAMRSLVLRNTIGAVITGLGVAVMLWVSTLASGDDLPIAMLGSALTLTGVIILAPLLSRPLVALAGAVTTRLFGVGGKLAKENALRNPRRTAATASALMIGLTLITGMTVVGNSAQVGMDKMAATGLTADYKIETSTYVGLDPDLSEKVAKVPGVEATVPFRGAGFTVDGGSGTGQGGDGGYGYVRGTDLSQIGEVAQLTFRKGSLEAVRAPGGMAVSESGAKEHGWQVGDTVNAEFFDKQKEKLKIAAVYADNTTIGDAFADMALVTPHLEQVKNDELLVKATDGGSEALVKEIRHALGDSPLLKIQNHDDLRKENAGQIDTVVNMVYGLLGMAVIIAVVGVVNTLAMSVFERTREIGMLRAIGLARSGIKQMVRLESVVISLFGAVLGIGVGIFLAWAGGSMVGSSFPTYEMVLPWGRLGLFLLIALVVGVLAALWPARRAARLNMLEAVGAQ; encoded by the coding sequence ATGCTGCGTACCGCCCTGCGCAATGTCCTTGCGCACAAAGCCCGGCTGATGATGACCGCACTCGCGGTCCTGCTCGGCGTCGCCTTCGTCGCCGGCACCCTGATCTTCAGCGACACCGTCGGCGAGGCCGTGAAGAACGCCTCCGCCAAGAGCCTCAAGGATGTGGCCGTCTCCGTCCAGGCCATCTCCGACCCCGATGCCCCTGGCACGGAGGAGAAGGACGGCAAGCGGGCCACCGCGCTCGACCAGTCGCTGGCGGACCGCATCCGCGAGCTGCCGGGCGTCCGGTCCGTCCGGTCCGACGTCACCGGCTCGGCGACGCTCGCCGGGAAGGACGACCAGCCGATCGGCAACGGCTGGCAGAACCGCGCCGTCAACTACCAGCCGGGCAAGGACGGCCAGGACAGCCGCTACCCGCTGGCCCAGGGACGCGGCCCGGCGGCCGAGAACGAGATGGCACTCGCCGAGAGCACCGCGAAGGCCGCCGGCTACAAGATCGGCGACACCGTGCGGTTCGCCACCGACGGTCCGGTGCTGAAGAAGAAGCTGGTCGGCATCGTCGCCACAGACGACCCGCAGGTGACCGCGGGCGGCAGCCTGGCGCTGTTCGACACCGCCACCGCGCAGAAGCTGTATCTGCACCCCGGCCAGTTCGACGAGCTGGTCGTGACCGCCACGCCCGGCGCCGACCAGCAGGCGCTGACCATGAAGGTCCGCGAACTGCTGCCCAAGGGCCGCGCCGAGGCGACCAGCGGCAGTGAACTCGCCGCCGAACAGACCCGGATGATCGCCCAGCAGAACAGCGCGCTGAGCAAGACCCTGCTGACCTTCGCCGCAATCGCCCTGTTCGTCGGCGTCTTCATCATCGCCAACACCTTCACCATGCTGATATCCCAGCGCAGCCGCGAGATCGCGCTGCTGCGCGCGGTCGGTGCCTCGCGCCGGCAGGTGGTGCGCTCGGTGCTGGCCGAGGCGGGGCTGCTGGGGCTGATCTCGTCCGTCGCAGGCTTCGCGCTGGGCACCGGTATCGCGGTGGGCCTGCGTGCGGTGCTCAACGCCAATGGCGCGGGCTTCCCGGACGGGCCGGTCATCATCAGCCCGACCACGGTGCTCTCCGCACTGGGCGTCGGCGTCGTGGTGACCGTACTGGCCGCATGGCTGCCGTCCCGCAAGGCGGCGAAGATCGCGCCGGTGGAGGCGCTCAGCACCGTCGAGGCGCCGCCCGCGATGCGCAGCCTGGTGCTCCGCAACACCATCGGCGCGGTGATCACCGGCCTCGGTGTGGCCGTGATGCTGTGGGTCTCCACGCTGGCGTCCGGTGACGATCTGCCGATCGCGATGCTGGGCTCGGCGCTGACGCTGACCGGCGTGATCATCCTCGCCCCGCTGCTGTCCCGTCCGCTGGTCGCGCTGGCCGGTGCGGTCACCACCCGGCTGTTCGGCGTCGGCGGCAAGCTGGCCAAGGAGAACGCGCTGCGCAATCCGCGCCGCACCGCCGCGACCGCGTCCGCGCTGATGATCGGCCTCACCCTGATCACCGGCATGACCGTCGTCGGGAACTCCGCGCAGGTCGGCATGGACAAGATGGCGGCCACCGGCCTGACGGCCGACTACAAGATCGAGACCTCGACGTACGTCGGGCTGGACCCCGACCTGTCCGAGAAGGTGGCGAAGGTCCCGGGCGTCGAGGCGACGGTCCCGTTCCGCGGTGCGGGCTTCACCGTCGACGGCGGCTCCGGCACCGGCCAGGGCGGCGACGGCGGCTACGGCTACGTCCGGGGCACCGACCTCTCCCAGATCGGCGAGGTCGCTCAACTCACCTTCAGGAAGGGCTCGTTGGAAGCCGTCCGGGCGCCCGGCGGGATGGCCGTATCGGAGTCCGGGGCGAAGGAGCACGGCTGGCAGGTCGGCGACACCGTGAACGCCGAGTTCTTCGACAAGCAGAAGGAGAAGCTGAAGATAGCCGCCGTCTACGCCGACAACACGACGATCGGTGACGCCTTCGCCGATATGGCACTGGTCACCCCGCATCTGGAGCAGGTCAAAAACGACGAGCTGCTGGTCAAGGCCACCGACGGCGGCTCCGAGGCCCTGGTCAAGGAGATCCGGCACGCCCTCGGCGACAGCCCGCTGCTGAAGATCCAGAACCACGACGACCTGCGCAAGGAGAACGCCGGACAGATCGACACCGTGGTGAACATGGTTTACGGGCTGCTGGGCATGGCCGTCATCATCGCGGTGGTCGGCGTGGTCAACACCCTGGCGATGTCGGTGTTCGAGCGGACCCGGGAGATAGGGATGCTGCGGGCGATAGGACTGGCCCGCAGCGGCATCAAGCAGATGGTCCGGCTGGAGTCGGTGGTCATCTCGCTGTTCGGCGCGGTCCTCGGCATCGGCGTGGGCATCTTCCTGGCCTGGGCCGGCGGCAGCATGGTGGGCTCGTCGTTCCCCACGTACGAGATGGTGCTGCCCTGGGGCCGGCTCGGGCTGTTCCTGCTGATCGCGCTGGTCGTGGGGGTGCTGGCGGCGCTGTGGCCGGCCCGCCGCGCCGCCCGGCTGAACATGCTGGAGGCCGTAGGCGCGCAGTGA
- a CDS encoding ATP-dependent 6-phosphofructokinase — protein sequence MRIGVLTAGGDCPGLNAVIRSVVHRALTGHDDEVIGFEDGFKGLLDGRFRKLDLEGVSGILARGGTILGSSRLERARLREACENAKGLSKDYGIDVLIPIGGEGTLTAARMLSDAGMPVVGVPKTIDNDISSTDRTFGFDTAVGVATDAIDRLKTTAESHQRVMVVEVMGRHAGWIALESGMAGGAHGICLPERDFDVNDLVKMVEERFARGKKFAVVCVAEGAHPAPGTMDYKKGAIDPYGHERFSGIGNALARELEKRLGKEARPVILGHVQRGGTPTAYDRVLATRFGWHAVEAAHRGDFGRMTALRGTDITMVPLAEAVTELKTVPATRMDEAESVF from the coding sequence ATGCGTATCGGAGTCCTCACCGCAGGCGGCGACTGCCCCGGACTGAATGCTGTGATCCGGTCCGTCGTCCACCGCGCCCTCACCGGCCACGACGATGAGGTGATCGGCTTCGAGGACGGCTTCAAGGGCCTGCTCGACGGACGCTTCCGCAAGCTCGACCTCGAAGGGGTCAGCGGCATCCTCGCTCGCGGCGGCACCATCCTCGGCTCGTCCCGGCTGGAGCGCGCCCGGCTCCGCGAGGCCTGCGAGAACGCCAAGGGCCTCTCCAAGGACTACGGGATCGATGTGCTGATCCCGATCGGCGGCGAGGGCACGCTCACCGCCGCCCGGATGCTGTCGGACGCCGGGATGCCCGTCGTCGGCGTCCCGAAGACCATCGACAACGACATCTCCTCCACCGACCGCACCTTCGGCTTCGACACCGCCGTCGGCGTCGCGACGGATGCCATCGACCGGCTCAAGACCACCGCGGAGTCGCATCAGCGCGTCATGGTCGTCGAGGTCATGGGACGGCATGCGGGCTGGATCGCGCTGGAGTCCGGGATGGCCGGCGGCGCGCACGGCATCTGCCTGCCGGAGCGCGATTTCGATGTGAACGACCTGGTCAAGATGGTCGAGGAGCGGTTCGCCCGGGGCAAGAAGTTCGCCGTGGTCTGTGTCGCGGAGGGTGCCCACCCGGCCCCCGGCACCATGGACTACAAGAAGGGCGCCATCGACCCGTACGGCCATGAGCGGTTCTCCGGCATCGGCAACGCGCTCGCCCGCGAACTGGAGAAGCGCCTGGGCAAGGAGGCCCGGCCGGTCATCCTCGGGCACGTCCAGCGCGGCGGCACCCCCACCGCCTACGACCGGGTGCTCGCCACCCGCTTCGGCTGGCACGCCGTCGAGGCAGCGCACCGCGGCGACTTCGGCAGGATGACCGCCCTGCGCGGCACGGACATCACGATGGTGCCGCTGGCCGAGGCCGTCACCGAGCTCAAGACGGTGCCCGCGACCCGGATGGACGAGGCGGAGTCGGTCTTCTGA
- the pta gene encoding phosphate acetyltransferase: protein MTRSVYVTGIDRGDGRQVIELGVMELLTRHVDRVGVFRPLMHDDGPDRLFDLLRSRYRLTQSADTVYGLGYSQAAALQAERGTDELVSRLVERFHAVAKDYEYVLVLGSDYADTSLPDELSLNARLANEFGASLIAVIGGQGQEAESVRAEARNAYRAFQSLGCDVVAMVVNRVAPELREAVAERLAARFPVPCYALPEDGSLSAPTVGQIVHTLGAEVLLGDNSGLARDARDFVFGGAMLPTFLQALTPGCLVVTPGDRADLVIGSLAAHSAGAPPIAGVLLTLDERPGPDIMALAARLAPGTPVVSVPGGSFPTAAELFAIEGKLNAASPRKAETALGLFERHVDTAELTDRISVARSPRVTPMMFEHELIERSRSGRRRVVLPEGSEERVLRAADVLLRRDVCDLTLLGEEESIRKRAADLAIDLADAQIIDPQTSELRERFAELYAKLRAYKGVSYELAYDVVAEVSYFGTLMVQEGLADGMVSGAVHSTAATIRPAFEIIKTKPNAQIVSSVFFMCLADRVLVYGDCAVNPDPNAEQLADIAIQSAATAAQFGVEPRIAMLSYSTGTSGSGAEVDKVRKATGIVRELRPDLLVEGPIQYDAAVDAAVARTKLPDSDVAGKATVLIFPDLNTGNNTYKAVQRSAGAVAVGPVLQGLRKPVNDLSRGALVQDIVNTVAITAIQAQGAQPGAGHTA from the coding sequence GTGACGCGCAGCGTGTACGTGACCGGGATCGACCGCGGCGACGGCCGCCAGGTCATCGAGCTGGGAGTCATGGAGCTCCTGACCCGCCATGTCGACCGGGTGGGGGTCTTCCGCCCGCTGATGCACGACGACGGACCGGACCGGCTCTTCGACCTGCTGCGCTCCCGCTACCGGCTCACCCAGTCCGCCGACACCGTATACGGCCTCGGCTACAGCCAGGCCGCCGCCCTCCAGGCCGAGCGCGGCACCGACGAGCTGGTCTCCCGGCTCGTCGAGCGCTTCCACGCCGTGGCCAAGGACTACGAGTACGTCCTGGTCCTCGGCTCGGACTACGCCGACACCAGCCTCCCGGACGAGCTGAGCCTCAACGCCCGGCTCGCCAATGAATTCGGCGCCTCCCTGATCGCCGTCATCGGCGGTCAGGGGCAGGAGGCCGAGTCCGTACGCGCCGAGGCCCGCAACGCCTACCGCGCCTTCCAGTCACTGGGCTGCGACGTCGTCGCCATGGTCGTCAACCGGGTCGCACCCGAGCTGCGCGAGGCCGTCGCCGAGCGGCTCGCCGCCCGTTTCCCGGTGCCCTGCTACGCGCTCCCCGAGGACGGCTCGCTCTCCGCGCCGACCGTCGGGCAGATCGTGCACACCCTCGGCGCGGAGGTGCTGCTGGGCGACAACTCCGGCCTGGCCCGGGACGCGCGGGACTTCGTCTTCGGCGGCGCCATGCTGCCGACCTTCCTCCAGGCTCTGACCCCCGGCTGCCTCGTGGTGACCCCCGGGGACCGCGCCGACCTGGTCATCGGCTCGCTCGCCGCGCACAGCGCCGGCGCCCCGCCGATCGCCGGTGTGCTGCTCACCCTCGACGAGCGGCCGGGCCCCGACATCATGGCGCTGGCCGCCCGCCTCGCCCCCGGCACCCCGGTCGTCTCCGTACCCGGCGGCTCGTTCCCCACCGCCGCCGAGCTGTTCGCCATCGAGGGCAAGCTCAACGCCGCCTCGCCGCGCAAGGCGGAGACCGCGCTGGGCCTCTTCGAGCGGCATGTGGACACCGCGGAGCTGACGGACCGGATCTCGGTCGCCCGCTCGCCGCGCGTCACCCCGATGATGTTCGAGCACGAGCTGATCGAGCGCTCCCGCTCCGGCCGCCGCCGCGTCGTCCTCCCGGAGGGCTCCGAGGAACGCGTCCTGCGCGCCGCCGATGTGCTGCTGCGCCGCGACGTCTGCGATCTGACCCTGCTCGGCGAGGAGGAGTCGATCCGCAAGCGCGCCGCCGACCTGGCCATCGACCTGGCGGACGCCCAGATCATCGACCCGCAGACCTCCGAACTGCGCGAGCGCTTCGCCGAGCTGTACGCGAAGCTGCGCGCCTACAAGGGCGTCTCGTACGAACTGGCCTACGACGTGGTCGCGGAGGTCTCGTACTTCGGGACCCTGATGGTGCAGGAGGGCCTCGCCGACGGCATGGTCTCGGGCGCGGTGCACTCCACGGCCGCCACCATCCGGCCGGCCTTCGAGATCATCAAGACCAAGCCGAACGCCCAGATCGTGTCGTCGGTCTTCTTCATGTGCCTGGCCGACCGCGTCCTGGTCTACGGCGACTGCGCCGTCAACCCGGACCCGAACGCCGAGCAGCTCGCCGACATCGCCATCCAGTCGGCCGCCACCGCCGCCCAGTTCGGCGTCGAGCCGCGGATCGCGATGCTGTCGTACTCCACCGGCACCTCCGGCTCCGGCGCGGAGGTCGACAAGGTCCGCAAGGCCACCGGGATCGTGCGTGAGCTGCGCCCGGATCTGCTGGTCGAGGGCCCGATCCAGTACGACGCGGCAGTGGACGCGGCGGTCGCGCGGACCAAGCTCCCCGACTCCGATGTGGCCGGCAAGGCCACCGTGCTGATCTTCCCGGACCTCAACACCGGCAACAACACCTACAAGGCCGTGCAGCGCTCGGCCGGCGCGGTCGCGGTCGGCCCGGTCCTGCAGGGCCTGCGCAAGCCGGTCAACGACCTCTCGCGCGGCGCCCTGGTCCAGGACATCGTCAACACCGTGGCCATCACCGCCATCCAGGCGCAGGGCGCCCAGCCCGGCGCCGGACACACCGCCTGA
- a CDS encoding acetate kinase encodes MTATATRVLVLNSGSSSVKYQLLDMSTESISGSAAGRRLAVGLVERIGEETSRLAHTPLATGGAKRETEGTIADHTAALKAVAAELAADGLGLDSPELAAIGHRVVHGGLKFSAPTVIDEAVLKEIERLVPVAPLHNPANITGIKTARALRPDLPQVAVFDTAFHTTMPEYAARYAIDVATADAHRIRRYGFHGTSHAYVSRKTAELLGKAPEDVNVIVLHLGNGASASAVQGGRCVDTSMGLTPLEGLVMGTRSGDIDPAVTFHLRRVAGMDEDEVDVLLNKKSGLVGLCGDNDMREIRRRIDAGGEDAAQAQLAFDIYIHRLKKYIGAYYAVLGRVDALAFTAGVGENAAPVRAAAIAGLEELGMAVDASLNAVRGDEPRLISPEYARVAVAVVPTDEELEIAQQTYALVNA; translated from the coding sequence ATGACTGCCACTGCCACCCGCGTCCTCGTCCTCAACTCCGGCTCCTCGTCGGTGAAGTACCAGCTGCTCGACATGAGCACGGAGTCGATCAGCGGCTCCGCCGCGGGCCGTCGCCTGGCCGTCGGCCTGGTCGAGCGGATCGGTGAGGAGACCTCGCGCCTGGCCCACACCCCGCTGGCCACCGGCGGCGCCAAGCGCGAGACCGAGGGCACGATCGCCGACCACACCGCCGCGCTGAAGGCCGTCGCCGCGGAGCTGGCCGCGGACGGCCTCGGCCTCGACTCCCCGGAACTGGCCGCGATAGGCCACCGCGTGGTGCACGGCGGACTGAAGTTCTCCGCGCCGACCGTGATCGACGAGGCGGTGCTCAAGGAGATCGAGCGGCTGGTGCCGGTGGCCCCGCTGCACAACCCGGCGAACATCACCGGCATCAAGACCGCCCGGGCGCTCCGCCCCGACCTGCCGCAGGTCGCGGTCTTCGACACCGCGTTCCACACCACGATGCCGGAGTACGCGGCCCGCTACGCGATCGATGTGGCGACCGCCGACGCGCACCGCATCCGCCGCTACGGCTTCCACGGCACCTCGCACGCCTATGTCTCGCGCAAGACCGCCGAACTGCTGGGCAAGGCCCCCGAGGACGTCAATGTCATCGTGCTGCACCTGGGCAACGGCGCCTCCGCGTCCGCCGTCCAGGGCGGCCGGTGCGTCGACACGTCCATGGGCCTGACGCCGCTGGAGGGCCTGGTCATGGGCACCCGCTCCGGCGACATCGACCCCGCGGTGACCTTCCACCTCAGGCGGGTGGCGGGGATGGACGAGGACGAGGTCGATGTGCTGCTCAACAAGAAGAGCGGTCTCGTCGGGCTGTGCGGCGACAACGACATGCGCGAGATCCGCCGCCGGATCGACGCAGGCGGAGAGGACGCAGCGCAGGCGCAGCTCGCCTTCGACATCTACATCCACCGGCTGAAGAAGTACATCGGCGCCTACTACGCGGTGCTCGGCCGGGTCGACGCGCTGGCGTTCACCGCCGGTGTCGGCGAGAACGCCGCCCCGGTGCGGGCGGCCGCGATCGCCGGCCTGGAGGAGCTGGGCATGGCCGTGGACGCCTCGCTGAACGCCGTACGGGGCGACGAGCCGCGGCTGATCTCGCCCGAATACGCCCGGGTGGCGGTCGCCGTCGTGCCCACCGACGAGGAACTTGAGATCGCTCAGCAGACATACGCCCTGGTCAACGCCTAG